Proteins found in one Phycisphaerae bacterium genomic segment:
- a CDS encoding putative zinc-binding protein yields the protein MGCGCGSTGETLIFTCAGAAHSGQVANRAGVQAMQQGVGSLFCIAAVAADIGDKMDRARKAGRRIVIDGCDDHCARKVMEKADLPVDVHVVTTDLGVEKKPAQPDMIGDAKKVVDKVKALAAAGC from the coding sequence ATGGGATGCGGTTGTGGAAGTACGGGCGAAACGCTGATCTTCACCTGCGCCGGGGCGGCCCATTCGGGCCAGGTGGCCAATCGGGCCGGGGTGCAGGCCATGCAGCAGGGCGTCGGGAGTCTTTTCTGCATTGCGGCCGTGGCCGCCGACATCGGCGACAAGATGGATCGGGCCCGCAAGGCCGGCCGGCGCATCGTCATCGACGGATGCGATGATCATTGCGCGCGCAAGGTTATGGAGAAGGCGGACCTTCCCGTCGATGTGCACGTGGTCACAACCGACCTGGGCGTCGAGAAGAAGCCCGCTCAGCCGGACATGATCGGCGACGCCAAGAAGGTCGTGGACAAGGTCAAGGCCCTTGCGGCCGCGGGATGCTGA
- a CDS encoding TM0996/MTH895 family glutaredoxin-like protein has translation MRIEILGTGCPKCKTLAANAENAAKNLGIEYEVCKVTQLADIMKRGVMMTPALAIDGEVKSAGKVLSEADITTLLTSVMS, from the coding sequence ATGAGAATCGAGATTCTTGGAACCGGGTGCCCAAAGTGCAAAACGCTGGCGGCGAACGCCGAAAACGCAGCCAAGAACCTTGGCATCGAATATGAGGTGTGCAAGGTCACGCAACTGGCGGATATCATGAAGCGCGGGGTGATGATGACTCCGGCTTTGGCGATTGACGGCGAGGTTAAGTCTGCGGGCAAGGTTCTCTCGGAGGCAGACATTACTACTTTGCTGACCAGCGTGATGTCGTGA
- a CDS encoding thioredoxin family protein — MASKQKNKDAARTGDQPQVQPVSASRPAEAQNDQDPTAQKALPRLVDIGAGKCIPCKRMAPILAELKKEFAGRMEVEFIDVWEKPDAGYPYQIRMIPTQIFYDASGKELFRHEGFYGREDILGKWKELGVDLSADPAPGSRS; from the coding sequence ATGGCGAGCAAGCAGAAGAACAAGGATGCCGCCCGCACGGGCGATCAGCCGCAGGTGCAACCGGTTTCGGCAAGCCGACCTGCCGAGGCACAGAACGACCAGGATCCGACGGCGCAAAAGGCGTTGCCGCGGCTGGTCGATATTGGGGCCGGCAAATGCATCCCCTGCAAGAGGATGGCTCCCATCCTGGCGGAACTCAAAAAGGAATTCGCCGGACGGATGGAAGTCGAATTCATCGACGTCTGGGAGAAACCCGACGCCGGCTACCCTTACCAGATTCGCATGATCCCAACGCAGATCTTCTACGACGCGTCGGGCAAGGAGTTGTTTCGGCACGAGGGCTTCTACGGTCGAGAGGACATCCTGGGCAAGTGGAAGGAACTGGGTGTCGACCTCAGCGCAGACCCAGCCCCCGGCAGCCGTTCATGA
- a CDS encoding flavodoxin family protein produces MKQDLSRRGFLEAAGTVVAAGAVAGVGTAKAAERPTGGKLKIVGVCCSPRKGKTTAAAMRACLDAAKAASPGVEVELIELAGMKIPGDVAAGVPLQPGEKDDFPAVAEKISGADVAGIIVGTPVYFGNMSSLCKAFLDRCMVFRKNSFALGNKVGGVLAVGAARNGGQELTVQSVLAAMLCQEMIVVGDGRPTAHIGGTLLNNGKDDISGDEFGLSTARNLGRRVAEVAVRIGRAG; encoded by the coding sequence ATGAAACAGGACTTGTCAAGACGCGGATTTCTGGAAGCGGCCGGGACAGTGGTGGCTGCTGGCGCGGTCGCAGGTGTAGGAACTGCCAAGGCGGCCGAAAGGCCAACCGGCGGCAAGCTCAAGATCGTGGGAGTCTGCTGTAGCCCCCGCAAAGGCAAGACGACCGCGGCGGCCATGCGGGCTTGCCTGGATGCTGCCAAGGCGGCATCGCCGGGCGTGGAGGTGGAACTGATCGAACTGGCCGGCATGAAGATCCCTGGCGATGTCGCGGCCGGCGTACCGCTGCAGCCTGGAGAGAAGGACGACTTTCCCGCCGTCGCCGAAAAGATCAGCGGTGCCGACGTGGCCGGCATCATCGTGGGCACCCCGGTCTACTTTGGAAACATGAGTTCGCTGTGCAAGGCGTTCCTGGACCGCTGCATGGTCTTCCGCAAGAACAGCTTCGCCCTCGGCAACAAGGTCGGCGGCGTGCTGGCCGTGGGCGCCGCGCGCAACGGCGGGCAGGAGTTGACCGTTCAATCAGTCCTGGCGGCCATGCTGTGCCAGGAGATGATCGTGGTCGGGGACGGCAGGCCCACCGCTCACATCGGCGGGACGCTGCTCAACAACGGCAAGGACGATATCAGCGGTGACGAATTCGGCCTGTCCACGGCCAGGAACCTCGGACGCCGCGTGGCGGAAGTGGCCGTTCGCATCGGGCGGGCCGGGTAG
- a CDS encoding cytochrome C biogenesis protein, with amino-acid sequence MIEQLFTTLTHAVEGTPAIALAASFVWGILSIILSPCHLASIPLIVGFIDQQGQMTTRRAFGISTLFAVGILLTIALIGVITAAAGRMMGDVGRYGNYFVALIFFLVGLVLLDVIPMPFSGPGQVQMKRKGALAAFILGLVFGIALGPCTFAYMAPILAVTFKVATTSALYGAVLLLAYGVGHCSMIVAAGTSTEVVQKYLNWNEQSKGAVILKKICGVLVLLGGVYLLYTAQ; translated from the coding sequence ATGATCGAGCAGCTTTTCACCACACTGACGCATGCGGTCGAAGGTACGCCGGCCATCGCTCTGGCTGCTTCATTCGTCTGGGGCATTCTGAGCATCATCCTGAGCCCATGTCACCTGGCGAGCATCCCGCTGATCGTCGGCTTCATCGACCAGCAGGGACAGATGACCACGCGGCGAGCCTTCGGCATCTCCACGCTGTTTGCCGTGGGGATACTGCTCACTATCGCCCTGATCGGCGTCATCACCGCGGCGGCCGGTCGGATGATGGGCGACGTAGGACGCTACGGCAATTACTTTGTTGCGCTGATCTTCTTCCTTGTTGGCCTCGTCCTCCTGGACGTGATCCCCATGCCGTTCTCCGGCCCTGGTCAGGTTCAGATGAAGCGTAAGGGCGCACTGGCCGCCTTCATTCTCGGGCTGGTTTTTGGGATCGCGCTGGGTCCGTGCACGTTCGCATACATGGCGCCGATCCTGGCTGTTACCTTCAAAGTCGCGACGACGAGCGCCCTATACGGGGCGGTCCTGCTGTTGGCCTACGGTGTCGGGCACTGCTCGATGATTGTGGCGGCGGGGACATCCACGGAAGTGGTGCAGAAGTATCTGAACTGGAACGAACAATCCAAAGGTGCGGTGATCCTCAAGAAGATCTGCGGTGTGCTGGTTTTGCTGGGCGGCGTGTATCTGTTGTACACGGCACAGTGA